The window AAAAAAGTGCAATTATGATGCTGATGTTACACCTAAATGAATTCTATGAATGAACAATGACACTGTCAGCATGTTgacaaatatcaaaatatttgtttttaattatactgttaTAAAGTTATAAACACCTCAGGCAGTGATTTTTATCATCACCATACAGACATGGATCCATCTTCCAAAGCTAATTACAGTACAGTGATAATCACATTTCTAGCCACTCCTCTGTCTTACTGTTGGAAAACTATTAGTCATAGATATTTCAGAAAACTGTGGTTTGGTTGTTGTGGAGTTACATTTTGCTCTGCATCTGGGGTCCAATTAAAATTAATCTTGTTTTCAGCTTTGTAAAAATATTAGAACTTTCCTaaacatcatctgtcattcatcCATTGCACAGTTGCATTTAATACTCAACTGcccaaaaaaaataaagacaaaaaaggaaGTGCTTGTCTCATGTCCTTTCTGACAAAATTAGATGAGCCACAGTGATTGGTCAGATGTGCCAGCGTGGGCATGTTTTGTTTAAGTTTTCTTTCTTTAGTAACCTGAGTGCAGTTATCATCATAGAAACGTAAGCGTGCTGTTGTGCCTATTAATACAATTCACTGTTTTGAGACTCAAAAACACAGCAGTGGTTTTGCTGGACCTTTATAATAGTGATTCAGGACTGGTTCTAAAAACTCCCTTTGAATGTGGCCTGACCTGCTTCATTTGAAACATACTGAACAATTTAGTGTTACTGCACATTTGGTTTACTGTTGTGCACTAAATCCAAATTTAAATTTTTGACTAATCCAAGAGTGACTCGTAGCAAACTGCACCTCTGATTCCTGCACAcatatgtttttctttcttgttctttttgttaGCCCTCTAACATCACAACTTTCTATAGACAGACTTATCACCTAATTCCTTGTAGCAGGTTAAATCAAAATGTCGAATAACTTAGAGGGTTGAATTAATTGCAACCAATTCCTTTAAATCTTTCCTAAATGTTAgaattttatacatttttttcccccaattGCTACACAAAACACTGCGGCTCATTTttagcaacacaaacaggcactTTCTGTACAAATCATAACAATGACAAACTCCACTTACAGTCTCTGCAAACCTCTGGCATTTAGTCAATAGTGTGGTGTTTAGTTTCATCTGGCCATTATTtcacaagaataaaaaaaaaatcaccaaacAAGGCCAGAAAGCATAGCATGTTATAAAACAGTTTATGGTtggaattttctttttaaacaagTAACACAAACGTCTTGTTGAAGTCTGTGTGAACCTGAACTTGCTTGTTTTAAATGAGCACCCTTTTTTTAGAAGCTTCCTTAACCCCTTTAACCTGAACCGTAACAACTTAATCTCACAGCTGCAAAGAACCCTGTACGGCATCACTTCCTTTATGAACCACTGTGTCTGCTAAAATTATCTTTGGTCTGAGAGGGTATTCTTTAGAGAATGGGTCTCTCCCCTCTTCAACACCATTCACATTGTACAGTCTGGATCAGTCTCTCAGCTCCAGCTAATGTCATACTGCGTCCAGCCCTCTGGTGGGGCCAAGAACACCCTTCGACCTTTGTACAGGAAGCAGATCACTCCTCTGTAACCTGTACGAGGAACTCCAGATTTTAAGTCATCCATCACCCCTAAGTTTCGAGCAAGGACTTTAAAACTGTCCCGGCTGGAGTATTGTACCCTGTATAGTCCAAGTCCCCTTAAACTGCTTCCTTGTTGCAGGTCCTCAATCCTCACTAGTGAGGCGCTGTAAACTTctttaataaacatttcatcGTATTTCTCTTTTAACAAATAAGATAGATCCTGCTTGGTAAAAGGCACAAATTCAGTGTTTAGCCTAATATAACGAAGGTACTGGTCAAAGAACTGACCTAAACTAACACCTTTCCGTCCAAAAGTAATAGTCCGAGAGATTTCTGGACGAATGCAGGAGCGGTCCTTGCGCTGCTCTGGTTGACGCATCCAGTCATCCCAGAAAGCTGAGGGCCACTTGGGTTCCAGCTCAAACCACATTTCCTTCAGCAGCATCCAGCCCAGCCCAGGGAAGAAGTCTGTTCTGTAAAGGAGCTCAGCTTTGGATGGATCCACCAAGGCATCTCTGCCATTATCATTCCAGGCAGAAACACACCATAAGGTGGGATCTGAGCGTAAGATTGGGTACAAGGCGCTAAAATACTCAAAGAAATCAGGTGCCACCTAAATGAGGAGGGAAAAGCACAGTAGAAGACCGTTGTTTAAAACACATCCAGGAAAGCATTCAggagtaagttttttttttcttgcaaatGATCTGGTTTCCACTCTGGTCAACGCCCAGGGTGACATTTATACATTTAGTGAATTTAAGTAATTATGTAATAAAGTGCAATATTAATTTACTAATGATGCACACCTTTAGCACAAGTATGCCAGAGTTTCAGCTAAAAAACAGTAACCTGTAAATACAGTTTCACAGatccgtttgtgtgtgtgtgagagagagagagagaattacaGGGCTCATCTTCTCCCTTGAGCGCCCATTTGAAGTTATAAGTGCAGAAATATAGCAGGAACATAATTATGAACTTGCATCTAAAGGCAAGTTACGtattataacacacacacacacacacacacacacacacacacacacacacacacacacacacacacacacacacacacacacacacacacacacacactattgtcTTTGGAATGTACAAACTAATGCATTTTATCATACCATAAATCATACAgtagcaaaccatgttgtcagTCTAGAAAGAAAAAGTGATCCCTTGCTGACTTTTGGCATTTTCGGTACGGGCAAACGGAAACTTGATTCTACCTGATGCtgatataatttatataataatacaaataagaCAAAGTTGTTACAATCAGTAACTTATTTAGCTATCGTTAACAACTGTCAAACAATAAAATTTGTCAGTGTTTGCATTTAGGACACACTGATCAAAGTGAACAGTGACTTATCACTGCACCCATGATATTTCTCCAGTCTTATAAGAGTGTGTCAAACTTTCCAGTAAAGACAAAGGCAACAATAAGATAAGTAAATGATAAAGATAAACATAAAGTTTATGTTGTACGAGAACGTAATGAAGTGAATGCAGTAGTTTTAAAACACTGACCTCCAAGTCATCCTCCACTATGACCACAGTAGAGTGGGAAAATGTGTTAAACACCTGGTTGAGTGCCCAGCGGTAATGTCGAGCAATTTTGTAGTAGCCTTGGAACTTCCTGTGCTCTGGTCGAACTCTGATGTCTGACAGGTCTGGTTGCTTTATGTGCAGAACTTGATTTCCATATGATCCAATCACATGAGCAGTCTCGGTGTGGCCGCAGTCTTGGCTGACAATGATTGGATGTAGCTCAGAAGAAGGGCGATACTGTATTAGTCTGTCGAGACTCCGTTTTACAGTCACCCTGTCACAGGCAATAACTAAAATAGGAATTATAACATCTGGAGGAACAGGAGAACTCTGCAATTTAGTGTAACCAATTATTTCTTTCTTAATTTCAACGGCCAGGTGCTGTTCCAATGACGCAGCTTCTTTATGAACAGGCTGATGCAATTGTACTTCAGTTTGGGTCCTGTCGCCTATGCTGTCTTTAACAGGAATTTGGTGGTGGACTTCCTTTGTGTCATCCATTTCTCTTTTGCCAACATCCTTCTGTCGAGCCCAGACTGCCCTATGACTTTCAATCTGCTTCAGTAGCTTTTTCTGGGTCTCAAGCTGAAATTCAACCTCCTCTGCCAACCTGATTACCTCGCCAGCCAGGTTGGCTTGAACTTCTTTTCCTCTGCCTCCGCCCcactcctcttttcctcctggcTCAGCTCCTCCCCCTTCCCCGAGGCGACCGATCGGAGGGCGACCCCAGAGATAAAGTAAAAGCAAAGCATTCCAGGCAACAAACAGGAAGGCACCACATAGTATAAGAGAGCCTTTCTTGCGAACCATGGCCCaggaaaaggttaaaaaaaaaaaagcaggacagAAATTCGAGATGGGACTGAATCCCACAGATCAATCTCAGATAAGTAGGAAAGTGATATCCCGTCAAACTGCAGTTATTTCATATTTGTCAATCATCCTGTCATTTAGCCAGGAGGGTGTCAAAAGGAAGACAGTATTTCTTTAAAGTCAGTTCACATTATCCTATTAAAGTCCCATGACAAGTCAATAGGTGGAGCCAGCGCTTACCCAGTTTAAATTTACCAACAGGCAAGGGTTACAAAGCTGCAAGTTACAGAAGGGGTAGAAAGTGAAATCTTGGATGAATCTCAGCCATCattctgaaaacaaagcagaaaaagaaatcAGAACTATTAATGTAGCTGTGTTACATGATGTGCCAGTAATAgcattcaaattcaaataaataaaaaaaaaaaaaaagtaatttaaaatTGTGATTTTAGATATACGGTATAATAAGATGCCGGGGGGAAAAACGCTTTGATAAGCTATCCGAAGTATCACTTACCCTATACaaattgttgtgttttcagataTGAAACTCAAACCCCCTTCAAACTGTTGAAATTTCTTTAAGATAATTAGACAATTTTTCCATATATCAATGAACGCAAAGAACTACCTGTTGCACATCAACCATCAGTCAAATAACAAGAATTTGTAACGTCTTTAAGCACTTTGAAATAAACATATCCAAGATAAAATAGAATAGTTTTGTAGCACCACGGTCTTTGTGATGTGGAGTAGACAAATACAAGACTAAAAAATCACTTTAGAATGTGATAAATAATAACGTGTTCTACAGTGTCAAAAAATGAAACTTTGACACTTTTAGTAAGTTTAGTAAACTTTTGAACAATGTATTTTGGATGATACAgaaaaaataatgttaaaaaaataaggTCACATGACTGGAACTGATAAATTAAGGCTAAACTACTTAGTGCTGATTAATATAGGACGGCGATAATCTTGTAAGGATGAATGTTTGACTTCAAAGAACAGATGTTCTGATTAGGAATGAATTTCTGACTGCTTCTGCAATGGAACAAACTTCATCCTGCAAGCTATTAACATACCACCTATGTTTATTTCTTCATTACTGCCTcttcacaaaaaaacacactccacatacagtatactcaTCAGATGCATGAGCCTACACAACAGTCACATGTTTTGAGTTCAAGTTGGAGTCTTGTGGGTTTGTGAACTGATCTTTCCTACTGGTGGCCAACAGTGTGTACAATTCATCCCGTcacctctctctgtaagggttgatcttcatccatgctaTAACATCTATAATAAAACTTCAGCAAGTAATTggatatgtgtgtttgtgtgtgcgtgtgtatatggGTTAGTagtcttatttttaatcttgctaccttcttgtgtgcacctctaactgtgacagcgatcaaagagTACAAAAtgatttttgaattttgaatcaaattaaaaacaatataaGATAGAAGCACAGGTTTATTAACTGAGGATCACTGTAAAATAAAGTCACGGTAAAGTGACTTTAAAGTTTTAGTGTAGTCCAGAAATGTTGTCATTCTCAGAATCAAGCAGATGTAATCCGGGGATAGGAGACAGACATCTACATAAAGAAACACATCCACCAAAACAATATCCACTTTAACTTTTTCTAAAAAGCAAATCCTAAAAAAATGCCCTCCGAATGCTGCAATGCTACATTTATTCCCTCAAAATTGCTAACACATACAAAACATTGCTGAGTAGCTAAAGAAAAATAGTACTTGCTTTTAACAAGAAATTAAACATGGCCCTCCGCATCTTGATTCACCTTTGTCAGTGTGTAATTATTATACTCTTATTTTATCATCAATTTGTTTTCCCGCTCGACCATGCCAGCCTAACATAAAAGCATGATTGAACTTAAGTTTGGCCTCTGAACGATGTAGCTATCAACACAGCCAACTCATAACAGCATAAATTATTTTGAAGGTATCTGACAGGAATCATTCACTATACTACTGTTGCAAGTATGCTTATTTTGTTGCACAATTGTCAAGTGAGGATAAGAAGAAGCTACTGCATCAAGCCTCATGGAGCTGGatatcctggttctgctggaggttgtCAAAATTTGAATTCTAAATTGAACTAAACTACCAATGAGTATTAATGTCTGTGTATATGTTACTATACTGattttaatgaataaattaaaggcttgctgtatgtgggatttttgggtttagttgtgtcaCGTTTTACCTTACATTGTAAAGTTCCTTGAGATAACCCTGTTGTGAATTGGCtctatactgtataaataaaattgaactgATTTAAATTGAATATGTCCATACTTAACAAACCACAAGTATTGATCACAAATTAAACATGGTTTAAACTTGTGCAGCTTCTGTTTcacccacagagcagcagcttattTTGTTTGTTAGCTTATTATGTACAAAAGGAGATTGTCTTTTACACCATCCAGTAAAGGTCTGCTGACAAGAGAGACTCACTTTTTACAGTAAGCTGTAAAAAGCTGATACTAGACTGCATAGAACCTTATTATGGACCTGGATAAATTGACTTTACATCAACAGTTTCAAACTCAACAATCACAATAATGCGCAACTATATTATAtgatatctatctatctatctatctatctatctatctatctatctatctatctatctatctatctatcggCAGCTAAACTAAAAGATCAGTCACTAGAATTAAGAGAATACATTTCCATAACAACTTAATTAAGCTTTTGTGCAACAGAGTCTGCTGATGAACAAATTAGTAAAATCAACATTGTAACCATAATTGGTACCTTGTTTCAGAGGTGAAAATTATCATAATTTGTGCTCCAACATTGTTGAGTGAGACTTACTATGAACCAAATAAGTAACATGAACACCAACAATAAACGGAGAGTTGAGGTTGTGTGCAAATTGTGTGTTTAATGACCCACTTTAGCTTGTAGTGATAAATatctaaaaaaataacaacactgAACActaacaataaacaaagaatTGAGATTGTGTGTAAATTGTGTAAACTGTGTGTTTAATGACCCACTGTAGCCTTAgtgataaatattttaaaaagcaacacTGAATAGTGAACAGCGTTAATAACACTATGGGCCATTTGAGGTAGAAAAAGTAGAAATGTAACAAGACAGAAAATGGACATTGGAGATTTTAAGTTCTTGACAGAAACGAGAAGCTAGGAGAGGTG is drawn from Betta splendens chromosome 11, fBetSpl5.4, whole genome shotgun sequence and contains these coding sequences:
- the mgat1b gene encoding alpha-1,3-mannosyl-glycoprotein 2-beta-N-acetylglucosaminyltransferase b, yielding MVRKKGSLILCGAFLFVAWNALLLLYLWGRPPIGRLGEGGGAEPGGKEEWGGGRGKEVQANLAGEVIRLAEEVEFQLETQKKLLKQIESHRAVWARQKDVGKREMDDTKEVHHQIPVKDSIGDRTQTEVQLHQPVHKEAASLEQHLAVEIKKEIIGYTKLQSSPVPPDVIIPILVIACDRVTVKRSLDRLIQYRPSSELHPIIVSQDCGHTETAHVIGSYGNQVLHIKQPDLSDIRVRPEHRKFQGYYKIARHYRWALNQVFNTFSHSTVVIVEDDLEVAPDFFEYFSALYPILRSDPTLWCVSAWNDNGRDALVDPSKAELLYRTDFFPGLGWMLLKEMWFELEPKWPSAFWDDWMRQPEQRKDRSCIRPEISRTITFGRKGVSLGQFFDQYLRYIRLNTEFVPFTKQDLSYLLKEKYDEMFIKEVYSASLVRIEDLQQGSSLRGLGLYRVQYSSRDSFKVLARNLGVMDDLKSGVPRTGYRGVICFLYKGRRVFLAPPEGWTQYDISWS